Part of the Marinobacterium rhizophilum genome is shown below.
TTTTCCTGGGTATCAACGATGTGCATGTACTCGGCACCGACGGTGGTGCAGTACGTGCGTTTCAAATCCTCAACAATCTGTTTCAGCGGCGCTTCTTCGGTGCCGAAGAAGAGTGAACCCAGCTGAAACACCGTGTCGTAATCCGCTTCGCTCAGCTCGTGAAAGCGCAGATCCAGATCGGGCACCGGCTCGCGCTTGTGCAAGTCAAGCGGGTCGATGGCCGCGGCCTGATGTCCACGTACCCGGTAAGCATTGATCATCCGCAGGACACGTACCTGCTTCTTTTCATGCTCGGACGAGACGCTGCTGACTTCAACCGGACGGGACTGTCCCTGGTTTTTGGAGAGGTAGAGGAAGTGTTCACGGATTGGAGTGTGAGGCACATCCTGAGAAATGTGCTCGCCGACCTTGGGTAGCCGGTCAAACTCTTCGCGCCATTCATGGGGAACGGCGTTCGGATCCATAAGGTAGGTTTCGTAAAGTTGTTCGACGTATGAAAGGTTGCCACCATACAGGTGGGCGTTCTTCCATAACAGCTCCATTACGCCATCTTGCATTCTTTGATCACCCTGGCTCAAGGAGTACACCAGCACGAAAGGTTGCACCATTTCCTTTCGTAACATCCGCTGAATGCCACCTTTTTGTTACCGTTTTGTGTCGCCTCACGCCTATCGAAAAAGCGCATAAACGCGGGGCAGTATTGTACGCCTTTTGTAACAGGCTTTACACATCAAAGCCGCGCGGCATTCGACAAAAAAACTTAATCAACCGATGCATATTTCTATGCATTAGCCGACCCACCTTTTCCCGACCGCTCGAACTCGCCGCCCGCGGCCCTTTTTTATACACACAAAAAAAAGCGGCACCACCGGTGCCGCTTTTTTTCGTCGGATCAGGTTGCCTGCTGTAGCAACATGTTCCGGATCTTGCCGATTGCCTTGGTGGGGTTAAGCCCCTTGGGACAAACGCTGACACAGTTCATGATGCCGTGGCAGCGGAAAACGCTGAACGGGTCATCAAGCTCCGCCAGACGCTCCCGGGTCGCCGTATCACGGCTGTCCGCCAGGAAGCGGTAGGCCTGCAGCAGACCGGAAGGTCCGACAAACTTGTCCGGATTCCACCAGAAGGACGGACAGGCGGTGGAGCAGCATGCACAGAGAATACACTCGTACAGACCATCCAGCTCGGCACGCTCCTCCGGCGACTGCAGACGCTCGATCGCCGGCGCCGGCGTATCGTTGATCAGGAACGGCTTGATCTTTTCGTACTGCTTGTAGAACTGCCCCATGTCGACCACC
Proteins encoded:
- a CDS encoding succinate dehydrogenase iron-sulfur subunit, translating into MLVSVYRYNPETDDAPYMQDIHIDIPGGKDIMVLDLLQLLKDKDPSMAYRRSCREGVCGSDGMNMNGKNGLACITPLSAVVDKDKLVLRPLPGLPVIRDLVVDMGQFYKQYEKIKPFLINDTPAPAIERLQSPEERAELDGLYECILCACCSTACPSFWWNPDKFVGPSGLLQAYRFLADSRDTATRERLAELDDPFSVFRCHGIMNCVSVCPKGLNPTKAIGKIRNMLLQQAT